From the Apus apus isolate bApuApu2 chromosome 4, bApuApu2.pri.cur, whole genome shotgun sequence genome, one window contains:
- the PDLIM1 gene encoding PDZ and LIM domain protein 1 isoform X2 produces the protein MEWQVNAGKGRKPRKGIAEVTPGSKAAIANLCIGDQIIAIDGVNTDNMTHLEAQNKIKGCADELTLTVSRTESKVWSPLVNEEGKTHPYKMNLASQPQEIRHIGSAHNRSAVPFTAATASAPRVITAQYNSPAGLYSSENIQTFNSAVETKTSPGAPEPTKLLDQHNQPPGSIAIDRESEVYKMLQENQESNEPPRQSASFLVLQEILESEEKGDPTKPSGFRSVKAPTTKVASSIGNAQKLPMCEKCGSGIVGVFVKIRDKQRHPECYVCSDCGTNLKQKGHFFVEDQIYCEKHARERVIPPEGYEVVTVFPK, from the exons ATGGAATGGCAAGTTAAtgcaggaaaagggagaaagccAAGAAAGGGGATTGCAGAG gTGACTCCAGGTAGCAAAGCTGCCATAGCCAACCTGTGTATAGGAGACCAGATCATAGCCATTGATGGAGTGAACACAGATAACATGACACACCTTGAGGCACAGAACAAAATCAAGGGTTGTGCAGATGAGCTAACTCTGACAGTCAGCAG AACTGAGTCAAAAGTCTGGTCACCACTTGTAAATGAAGAGGGGAAGACACATCCTTATAAGATGAATCTGGCCTCTCAGCCGCAG GAAATAAGGCACATAGGAAGTGCACACAACCGGAGCGCGGTGCCCTTCACTGCTGCCACAGCTTCTGCCCCCAGAGTGATCACTGCTCAGTACAACAGCCCAGCAGGCCTGTACTCCTCAGAGAACATCCAAACCTTCAACAGTGCAGTGGAGACAAAGACATCACCTGGGGCCCCCGAGCCTACCAAGCT TTTAGATCAGCATAACCAGCCCCCAGGCAGCATCGCAATAGACAGAGAATCTGAGGTTTACAAGATGCTCCAGGAGAATCAAGAGTCAAATGAGCCACCCAGACAATCTGCTTCCTTCCTTGTGTTGCAAGAGATTTTGGAGTCAGAAGAGAAAG GAGACCCTACCAAACCATCTGGATTTAGGAGCGTCAAAGCCCCTACAACAAAGGTGGCCTCATCTATTGGGAATGCCCAGAAGCTGCCCATGTGTGAGAAGTGTGGATCTGGCATTGT AGGGGTGTTTGTGAAGATCCGGGACAAGCAGCGTCACCCCGAGTGCTACGTGTGCAGCGACTGTGGCACCAACCTCAAGCAGAAAGGACACTTCTTCGTGGAAGACCAAATCTACTGCGAGAAGCACGCACGGGAGCGGGTGATTCCTCCGGAGGGTTACGAGGTGGTCACTGTCTTCCCAAAGTAA
- the PDLIM1 gene encoding PDZ and LIM domain protein 1 isoform X1: MGTHRIVLSGPGPWGFRLVGGRDFEQPLTISRVTPGSKAAIANLCIGDQIIAIDGVNTDNMTHLEAQNKIKGCADELTLTVSRTESKVWSPLVNEEGKTHPYKMNLASQPQEIRHIGSAHNRSAVPFTAATASAPRVITAQYNSPAGLYSSENIQTFNSAVETKTSPGAPEPTKLLDQHNQPPGSIAIDRESEVYKMLQENQESNEPPRQSASFLVLQEILESEEKGDPTKPSGFRSVKAPTTKVASSIGNAQKLPMCEKCGSGIVGVFVKIRDKQRHPECYVCSDCGTNLKQKGHFFVEDQIYCEKHARERVIPPEGYEVVTVFPK; the protein is encoded by the exons ATGGGGACACACCGCATCGTGCTGTCGGGCCCCGGGCCCTGGGGCTTCCGCCTGGTGGGCGGCCGGGACTTCGAGCAGCCCCTCACCATCTCCCGG gTGACTCCAGGTAGCAAAGCTGCCATAGCCAACCTGTGTATAGGAGACCAGATCATAGCCATTGATGGAGTGAACACAGATAACATGACACACCTTGAGGCACAGAACAAAATCAAGGGTTGTGCAGATGAGCTAACTCTGACAGTCAGCAG AACTGAGTCAAAAGTCTGGTCACCACTTGTAAATGAAGAGGGGAAGACACATCCTTATAAGATGAATCTGGCCTCTCAGCCGCAG GAAATAAGGCACATAGGAAGTGCACACAACCGGAGCGCGGTGCCCTTCACTGCTGCCACAGCTTCTGCCCCCAGAGTGATCACTGCTCAGTACAACAGCCCAGCAGGCCTGTACTCCTCAGAGAACATCCAAACCTTCAACAGTGCAGTGGAGACAAAGACATCACCTGGGGCCCCCGAGCCTACCAAGCT TTTAGATCAGCATAACCAGCCCCCAGGCAGCATCGCAATAGACAGAGAATCTGAGGTTTACAAGATGCTCCAGGAGAATCAAGAGTCAAATGAGCCACCCAGACAATCTGCTTCCTTCCTTGTGTTGCAAGAGATTTTGGAGTCAGAAGAGAAAG GAGACCCTACCAAACCATCTGGATTTAGGAGCGTCAAAGCCCCTACAACAAAGGTGGCCTCATCTATTGGGAATGCCCAGAAGCTGCCCATGTGTGAGAAGTGTGGATCTGGCATTGT AGGGGTGTTTGTGAAGATCCGGGACAAGCAGCGTCACCCCGAGTGCTACGTGTGCAGCGACTGTGGCACCAACCTCAAGCAGAAAGGACACTTCTTCGTGGAAGACCAAATCTACTGCGAGAAGCACGCACGGGAGCGGGTGATTCCTCCGGAGGGTTACGAGGTGGTCACTGTCTTCCCAAAGTAA